The following are from one region of the Aspergillus chevalieri M1 DNA, chromosome 1, nearly complete sequence genome:
- a CDS encoding M4 family metallopeptidase (COG:A;~EggNog:ENOG410PN8Q;~InterPro:IPR027268,IPR013856,IPR023612,IPR001570;~MEROPS:MER0091601;~PFAM:PF02868,PF01447;~go_function: GO:0004222 - metalloendopeptidase activity [Evidence IEA];~go_process: GO:0006508 - proteolysis [Evidence IEA]), protein MTTCCCIIPEYLLNTIVEKGTAPQHVVHGCQSTLEKTKLFQSSRVEAIASTQRQPPSEGIIPPYIHETIARTAATTEEREAALSTLTHGAKHRTVARPTRQLNRTVYDSQHSWDDPPPRGKIAIKEGGALISEAEDPSKDANECYIGLKKTYDFFFEFFQRNSINSRGMPLDSFVHFGVHFKNAFWNGRELVFGDGDGIIFNGFTDELDVMAHEYTHGVVQYTSPLDYTFQSGSLNESLADVFGIMVKQYAENPDNPQTVDQSNWLIGEGIWAAGVNGRALRDMKNPGTAYDDDRIGKDDQPAHWKDFKKLDISQDSGGVHINSGIPNRAFQLAATKIGGYAWEGAGPIWYKALASGKLGRNATFKEFADLTIENAGKHGDEIKEAWQLVGYPFPDSRSEL, encoded by the coding sequence ATGACTACTTGTTGCTGCATTATCCCAGAATATTTACTCAACAccattgttgaaaaagggacggCACCACAACACGTTGTCCATGGTTGCCAGTCTACCCTCGAAAAGACAAAGCTCTTTCAAAGCTCCCGTGTCGAGGCCATTGCATCAACACAGCGGCAGCCGCCTTCTGAAGGTATTATTCCACCTTATATCCACGAAACAATTGCTCGGACTGCTGCAACAACAGAAGAACGGGAGGCAGCCCTATCCACACTTACACATGGTGCTAAGCATCGTACAGTTGCAAGACCTACTCGCCAATTGAATCGTACGGTCTACGATTCGCAGCATTCCTGGGATGATCCTCCTCCCCGTGGCAAGATCGCGATTAAGGAAGGCGGAGCCCTGATTAGTGAAGCGGAAGATCCAAGCAAGGATGCAAATGAGTGCTATATTGGACTTAAAAAGACTTATGATTTCTTCTTTGAGTTCTTCCAGCGAAATTCTATCAATAGCAGGGGCATGCCACTCGACAGCTTTGTGCACTTCGGGGTGCATTTTAAGAATGCATTTTGGAACGGCAGAGAGCTTGTGTTTGGTGATGGGGACGGTATAATCTTCAATGGCTTCACCGATGAGCTTGATGTCATGGCTCATGAGTATACACATGGTGTGGTGCAATACACGAGTCCGCTTGACTATACTTTCCAGAGCGGTTCTCTTAATGAGTCACTTGCCGATGTCTTTGGCATAATGGTCAAGCAATACGCTGAAAATCCCGACAATCCTCAGACTGTTGACCAATCCAACTGGCTGATTGGGGAAGGAATCTGGGCAGCAGGAGTTAACGGCAGAGCTCTTCGCGATATGAAGAACCCTGGAACAGCATATGATGATGACCGTATTGGAAAAGACGATCAGCCAGCTCATTGGAAAGACTTCAAGAAGCTTGACATCTCTCAGGATAGTGGTGGTGTCCATATTAACTCTGGTATCCCTAACCGTGCCTTTCAACTTGCTGCTACTAAGATTGGAGGATATGCTTGGGAAGGTGCTGGTCCTATTTGGTACAAGGCTCTTGCAAGTGGTAAACTTGGCAGAAACGCCACATTCAAGGAGTTTGCTGATCTCACCATCGAGAATGCTGGTAAGCATGGGGATGAGATCAAGGAAGCTTGGCAATTGGTTGGCTACCCGTTTCCCGATAGCAGGTCAGAGCTGTAA
- a CDS encoding Rieske (2Fe-2S) protein (COG:S;~EggNog:ENOG410PPNV;~InterPro:IPR036922,IPR017941;~PFAM:PF00355;~go_function: GO:0051537 - 2 iron, 2 sulfur cluster binding [Evidence IEA];~go_process: GO:0055114 - oxidation-reduction process [Evidence IEA]): protein MNFFNFRQPSQPGAAWHSVGLTSALPDLSLDDDDCQITQACRAFTIPKTAGPQDAPVEADINLPGEDLKDQVLVFKYKGKVHAIDHQCPHQSFPLSKGSLFDIEDFGITLSAGITCPKHGWSFDIFSGQADRGNYKLKVWEVQLRDPRTSTADITDKEVWVRRKQRIG from the exons AtgaacttcttcaactttaGACAACCATCGCAGCCAGGTGCAGCTTGGCACTCTGTCGGCCTTACTTCCGCGCTCCCTGACCTCAGCTTAGACGATGACGACTGTCAAATCACGCAAGCATGTAGAGCATTCACCATCCCCAAGACAGCCGGTCCGCAGGATGCTCCGGTAGAAGCGGACATTAATCTACCAGGAGAAGACCTGAAAGATCAGGTCCTGGTGTTCAAATATAAGGGGAAAGTTCATGCCATTGATCAT CAATGCCCTCACCAATCATTCCCACTTTCAAAGGGAAGTCTCTTTGACATTGAGGACTTCGGCATCACGCTCAGTGCCGGAATTACATGTCCCAAACACGGCTGGTCATTTGACATTTTCTCCGGGCAGGCGGACCGTGGCAACTACAAACTCAAGGTCTGGGAGGTGCAGCTGCGCGATCCCAGGACGTCGACTGCCGATATAACCGACAAGGAGGTTTGGGTGAGGCGAAAACAACGAATCGGCTAA
- a CDS encoding NAD(P)/FAD-dependent oxidoreductase (COG:E;~EggNog:ENOG410PK56;~InterPro:IPR006076,IPR036188;~PFAM:PF01266,PF00070;~go_function: GO:0016491 - oxidoreductase activity [Evidence IEA];~go_process: GO:0055114 - oxidation-reduction process [Evidence IEA]) — protein sequence MAEAKSVAIIGAGIFGLSLAVVLQDRNYKVTVFDRNQYDENGYDPAADGVQAASVDHNKIFRASYGTKLHYQRLAIEARKAWVFEDGKHGFSEQSDLSNDQSIFVGSGMLRVQSSDVLGALEKETLANMERDGLRDTQFVKSKPEDRRRAEQLGWKDKLLDFKIPQSSPASTYEAVLDTLAGFMRCSNACAYYQKIAAGKGVEFHFGPEKGAVDSLVKSSSGADCGRERVTGIKSKDGKFYNADVVVVAAGSFSTQVLPELSYFLESSAGSLATFKIDPANTELWDKYSPERFPVMTWKSVPRDSSGKDTGSIYVLPRTPEGLLKIGYRGIKFTNFQQAPESTPFTQDGQWSVPLPPEKCFQLQEPALYAIKQFISIFLPEFNGVPFDSTKLCWYTDSLDNSFLIDYVPAYAENSVFVCTGGSGHGAKFLPVLGEHAADILEHGERSASYMRPFWRWRLEVPRRNGLEEGPGGPRDIKHIS from the exons atggcaGAAGCCAAGTCAGTTGCCATCATTGGAG CTGGCATTTTTGGCCTTTCACTGGCCGTCGTGTTGCAGGACAGAA ATTACAAGGTAACTGTATTCGATCGAAACCAGTATGATGAAAATGGATACGACCCCGCAGCCGACGGTGTACAGGCTGCATCTGTTGACCACAACAAGATC TTTCGCGCCTCATACGGGACAAAACTTCACTACCAACGTCTTGCTATAGAGGCTCGGAAGGCTTGGGTGTTCGAAGACGGCAAACATGGTTTCTCGGAACAGAGCGATCTTTCAAATGATCAAAGCATATTTGTCGGTAGTGGAATGCTTCGAGTGCAATCGTCGGATGTCCTGGGTGCTCTTGAAAAGGAAACATTGGCTAATATGGAACGGGATGGTTTGCGAGATACGCAATTTGTCAAAAGCAAACCCGAAGACCGTCGACGCGCTGAGCAGCTGGGCTGGAAGGACAAACTACTTGACTTTAAGATCCCGCAATCTTCACCCGCAAGCACCTATGAGGCGGTCTTGGATACGCTGGCCGGATTCATGAGATGCAGTAATGCCTGTGCATACTATCAGAAGATTGCTGCCGGCAAAGGTGTGGAGTTCCACTTTGGTCCCGAAAAGGGGGCCGTCGACTCACTTGTGAAGTCGAGTAGTGGCGCCGACTGCGGCAGGGAGAGAGTGACGGGGATAAAATCGAAAGATGGCAAATTTTACAATGCAGATgtggtggttgttgctg CCGGATCATTTTCAACACAGGTTCTTCCTGAGTTGAGTTATTTTCTTGAGTCTTCGGCGGGAAGCCTTGCCACATTCAAGATTGATCCAGCTAATACCGAGCTGTGGGACAAGTATTCACCCGAGCGGTTTCCTGTGATGACATGGAAGAGTGTTCCTCGAGACAGTTCTGGCAAAGACACCGGCAGTATATATGTCTTGCCACGTACTCCAGAGGGCTTGTTAAAAATTGGATATCGTGGAATTAAA TTCACCAATTTCCAGCAAGCACCTGAGAGCACTCCGTTCACGCAAGATGGCCAGTGGTCAGTGCCTCTTCCGCCAGAAAAGTGCTTTCAGCTTCAGGAACCCGCTCTTTATGCCATCAAACAGTTCATTTCGATATTTTTACCTGAATTCAATGGTGTCCCCTTCGACTCTACGAAGCTCTGCTGGTATACAGACTCGCTAGACAATTCTTTTTTG ATCGACTACGTTCCAGCCTATGCAGAAAACTCCGTCTTCGTTTGCACTGGAGGTAGTGGCCATGGGGCAAAGTTTCTTCCAGTTCTTGGCGAG CATGCCGCAGACATTTTAGAACATGGCGAACGAAGCGCGTCATACATGCGCCCATTCTGGCGCTGGCGGCTAGAGGTCCCGCGAAGAAATGGTCTCGAGGAAGGCCCCGGTGGCCCGCGGGATATTAAACACATctcttga